In Sphingomonas sp. LR60, the following are encoded in one genomic region:
- the queF gene encoding preQ(1) synthase, which produces MTPMHLGQTSTLPASPDEAVLDYVPNPRPAQTYLVRFTQPEFTSLCPVTGQPDFAHLVIDYAPAETIVESKSLKLFLGSFRNHAAFHEDCTVGIGERLFREMRPQWLRIGGYWYPRGGMPIDVFWQSGAAPADLWLPDQGVAPYRGRG; this is translated from the coding sequence ATGACCCCCATGCATCTTGGCCAGACCAGCACATTGCCCGCTTCGCCCGACGAAGCGGTGCTCGATTACGTTCCAAATCCGCGTCCGGCGCAAACCTATCTGGTGCGCTTCACGCAGCCCGAATTCACCTCGCTGTGCCCGGTGACCGGACAGCCGGACTTCGCGCACCTGGTGATCGACTATGCGCCCGCCGAGACGATCGTCGAATCCAAGTCGCTGAAGCTATTCCTCGGCTCGTTCCGGAACCATGCCGCCTTCCACGAGGATTGCACGGTCGGGATCGGTGAACGGCTGTTCCGCGAGATGCGGCCGCAATGGCTGCGGATCGGTGGCTATTGGTATCCGCGTGGTGGAATGCCGATCGACGTCTTCTGGCAATCCGGGGCGGCGCCGGCGGATTTGTGGCTGCCCGATCAGGGTGTTGCCCCATATCGCGGGCGAGGGTGA